From the Anoplopoma fimbria isolate UVic2021 breed Golden Eagle Sablefish chromosome 14, Afim_UVic_2022, whole genome shotgun sequence genome, one window contains:
- the actr1b gene encoding actin related protein 1B yields the protein MESYDILANQPVVIDNGSGVIKAGFAGDQIPKYCFPNYVGRPKHVRVMAGALEGDLFIGPKAEEHRGLLSVRYPMEHGIVKDWNDMERIWQYVYSKEQLQTFSEEHPVLLTEAPLNPSKNREKAAEVFFETFNVPALFISMQAVLSLYATGRTTGVVLDSGDGVTHVVPIYEGFAIPHSIMRVDIAGRDVSRYLRLLLRKEGYNFNTSAEFEVVRTVKERACYLSLNPQKDETLETEKAQYVLPDGSTLKIGPARFRAPELLFRPDLIGDESLGIHEVLAYAIQKSDMDLRRTLFNTIVLCGGSTLIKGFGERLLTEVKKLAPKDVKIKISAPQERLYSTWIGGSILASLDTFKKMWVSKREYEEDRARAIHRKTF from the exons ATGGAGTCCTACGACATCTTAGCCAACCAGCCCGTTGTGATCGATAAT GGTTCAGGGGTTATCAAAGCTGGTTTTGCAGGTGACCAGATCCCCAAATACTGCTTCCCTAACTA TGTGGGGCGTCCAAAGCATGTGCGCGTGATGGCAGGAGCCCTGGAGGGAGACCTCTTCATCGGCCCCAAAGCAGAG GAGCACAGAGGCCTGCTGTCCGTCCGGTACCCCATGGAGCACGGCATCGTGAAGGACTGGAACGACATGGAGAGGATCTGGCAGTATGTTTATTCCAAAGAGCAGCTGCAGACTTTCTCTGAGGAG CATCCTGTGCTGCTGACCGAAGCTCCTCTCAACCCCAGTAAGAACAGGGAGAAGGCTGCAGAGGTTTTCTTTGAGACCTTCAATGTTCCTGCTCTCTTCATCTCCATGCAGGCTGTCCTCAGCTT gtaCGCAACAGGTCGCACCACTGGTGTGGTGTTGGATTCGGGCGACGGTGTGACTCACGTGGTTCCCATCTACGAGGGCTTCGCCATCCCTCACTCCATCATGAGGGTGGACATCGCCGGCAGAGACGTGTCGCGGTATCTCCGTCTGCTGCTGCGAAAGGAAGGATACAACTTCAATACGTCAGCGGAGTTCGAGGTGGTTCGCACTGTCAAAGAG CGAGCCTGTTATCTGTCTCTCAACCCACAAAAGGACGAGACTTTAGAAACCGAGAAGGCCCAGTATGTCCTGCCTGATGGAAGCACTTTAAAA ATCGGCCCGGCCAGGTTCCGAGCTCCAGAGCTGCTGTTCAGACCCGACCTGATCGGAGACGAAAGCTTGGGGATCCACGAGGTCCTGGCCTACGCCATCCAGAAGTCTGACATGGACCTCCGACGCACACTGTTCAACACCATCGTCCTGTGTGGGGGTTCCACCTTAATCAAAG gGTTTGGGGAACGACTACTAACGGAAGTCAAGAAGCTCGCCCCCAAAGATGTGAAGATCAAG ATTTCTGCTCCCCAAGAGAGGCTCTACTCGACATGGATCGG CGGCTCCATTCTGGCGTCGTTGGACACCTTTAAGAAGATGTGGGTTTCGAAGCGGGAATATGAAGAAGACAGAGCACGTGCCATCCACAGGAAGACCTTCTAG